One Pseudodesulfovibrio cashew DNA window includes the following coding sequences:
- a CDS encoding alpha/beta hydrolase family protein, whose protein sequence is MTQDSRSWKCAIRIVLVAAMLCLPGMARASEDGKAFDAHATAFHYFFQDGDMDFHFGNLVLGAVGNGGGEVGEIFYAASKIKDGDADSWHREWFELSTRVEARGDKALAGGHKLSARTQYLRAAYYARISLIAMLPDNPELAKRAERTRTLMQKACPLFDPPLEYIEIPFEDTVLPGYFRPALSDGKPAPTLLMIGGGETFAEDLYFYIAQEAFERGYNFMTVDLPGQGMLPQSGHIFRTDTYVPMKAVVDLLLKRCEVDSARLAAFGYSGGGLFVPQAAMHDPRLKAIIMSAAVIDAEALFATMPAATDTAKDKQSWTSFHANVVRSICWRYGVDPDNPSELINANAGNTFDPARIGAPALILLGEGEYKSAEARRQVDIAIKGFPNPKSRLVVTPSNEGASNHCLMENRRLVGLEVFDWLDEVFK, encoded by the coding sequence ATGACACAGGATTCAAGAAGTTGGAAATGCGCCATCAGGATAGTCCTCGTGGCCGCAATGCTCTGCCTGCCCGGCATGGCCCGAGCCTCGGAGGACGGCAAAGCGTTTGACGCCCACGCCACTGCATTTCACTACTTCTTTCAGGACGGGGACATGGATTTCCACTTCGGCAATCTCGTGCTCGGGGCCGTGGGCAACGGCGGCGGAGAGGTCGGCGAAATCTTCTATGCCGCGTCCAAGATCAAGGACGGGGATGCGGACAGCTGGCACCGGGAGTGGTTCGAGCTGTCCACCCGGGTCGAGGCGCGCGGTGATAAGGCCCTTGCAGGCGGTCACAAGCTCAGCGCCCGCACCCAGTACCTGCGGGCGGCCTATTATGCCCGCATCTCCCTCATCGCCATGCTCCCGGACAATCCCGAGCTGGCAAAGCGGGCCGAGCGCACCCGTACATTGATGCAAAAGGCATGTCCCCTGTTCGATCCGCCCCTGGAATACATCGAGATTCCCTTTGAGGACACCGTGCTGCCCGGCTACTTTCGTCCGGCCTTGTCCGATGGCAAGCCCGCCCCGACCCTGCTCATGATCGGCGGCGGCGAGACCTTTGCCGAGGACCTGTACTTCTACATTGCGCAGGAGGCGTTCGAACGCGGCTACAACTTCATGACAGTGGATCTGCCGGGCCAGGGGATGCTTCCGCAATCCGGCCATATCTTCCGGACCGACACTTACGTCCCCATGAAAGCCGTGGTGGACCTGCTCCTGAAGCGCTGCGAGGTCGATTCCGCCAGGCTGGCCGCCTTCGGCTACAGCGGAGGCGGACTCTTCGTGCCCCAGGCCGCCATGCACGACCCCAGGCTCAAGGCGATCATCATGTCCGCCGCCGTTATCGACGCCGAAGCGCTCTTCGCCACCATGCCCGCAGCCACCGACACCGCCAAGGACAAGCAATCCTGGACTTCCTTCCACGCCAACGTGGTCAGGTCCATCTGCTGGCGGTACGGGGTGGACCCGGACAACCCGTCCGAGCTTATCAATGCCAACGCGGGCAACACCTTTGATCCGGCCAGGATCGGCGCCCCTGCCCTGATCCTTCTGGGCGAGGGCGAGTACAAAAGCGCCGAGGCAAGGCGGCAGGTGGATATAGCCATCAAGGGATTTCCCAATCCGAAATCCAGATTGGTGGTCACTCCGTCCAACGAGGGAGCCTCCAACCACTGCCTCATGGAAAACCGGCGGCTGGTCGGTCTGGAGGTCTTCGATTGGCTGGATGAAGTCTTCAAGTAG
- a CDS encoding ABC transporter substrate-binding protein, translated as MSSGLRRTLFAVLAIATIFCSTLTAQAADKITVASVSWTGVTIKSEIAVSVLKSLGYKAENKVFSVPITYTALSTGDADVFFGNWMPSMANIANKFFESGKVIKYVANMPGAKYTLAVPTFCAEAGLKDFSDIAKFGDKLDWKIYGIEPGNDGNMIIQDMIDKNMFGLGKFKLVASSEVAMLSEVQAYAKNHKWIVFLGWAPHSMNERIDMTYLTGSTDETFGGNNGTATVWTNIRKGLEQDNPNVAKLFKNMQFPVSMMNQIMTTVHKDKSIGFTKAGLLWLKANPEMYEKWLDGVTTADSKPGAAAFKAYLDSKV; from the coding sequence ATGTCTTCCGGCCTGAGGCGGACGCTGTTCGCCGTTCTCGCAATCGCAACTATTTTCTGCTCCACCCTCACCGCACAAGCAGCGGACAAGATCACGGTCGCCAGCGTCTCCTGGACCGGCGTGACCATCAAATCCGAAATTGCCGTTTCCGTCCTGAAAAGCCTCGGCTACAAGGCGGAAAACAAAGTCTTCTCGGTGCCCATCACCTACACCGCCCTGTCCACCGGCGACGCGGACGTCTTCTTCGGCAACTGGATGCCGTCCATGGCGAATATCGCCAACAAATTCTTTGAAAGCGGCAAGGTCATCAAATATGTGGCCAACATGCCCGGCGCCAAGTACACGCTGGCCGTGCCCACCTTCTGCGCCGAAGCGGGCCTGAAGGACTTCAGCGACATCGCCAAGTTCGGCGACAAGCTGGACTGGAAGATCTACGGCATCGAGCCCGGCAACGACGGCAACATGATCATCCAGGACATGATCGACAAGAACATGTTCGGACTGGGCAAGTTCAAGCTCGTCGCCTCCAGCGAGGTGGCCATGCTCTCCGAAGTCCAGGCCTACGCCAAAAACCACAAGTGGATCGTCTTCCTGGGCTGGGCGCCGCACAGCATGAACGAGCGCATCGACATGACCTACCTGACCGGCAGCACCGACGAGACCTTCGGTGGCAACAACGGCACCGCCACGGTCTGGACCAACATCCGCAAGGGACTGGAGCAGGACAACCCCAACGTGGCCAAGTTGTTCAAGAACATGCAGTTCCCGGTCTCCATGATGAACCAGATCATGACCACCGTGCACAAGGACAAAAGCATCGGCTTCACCAAGGCCGGACTCCTGTGGCTCAAGGCCAACCCCGAGATGTACGAAAAATGGCTCGACGGCGTGACCACCGCCGACAGCAAGCCCGGCGCGGCAGCCTTCAAGGCATACCTGGACTCCAAGGTCTAG
- the betB gene encoding betaine-aldehyde dehydrogenase, with product MLTGKHFINGQWVDSLFGKTREILNPYDASVVAVVAEGDREDAKAAIKAARLAFDHGGWPQTPATERARLLFKLADLIERDHEELARLESLDTGKTVEESRWDMDDIAGIFRYFAGLADKDGGEVIASPNPGSTSTVIREPVGVCGQISPWNYPLLQASWKMAPALAAGCTIVMKPSEITPLTTLKVTELAEEAGFPPGVVNTVLGPGAEVGAELAESHGVDLISFTGGIATGKTIMRAAADNVKKVALELGGKNPNIIFDDADLDLAVDYALNGVFFHAGQICSAGARVMVQAGIHDRFVDALKARMEKIVVGNGFDEKTQMGPLISADHLAKVEGYVEIAKEEGATLLLGGKRPDDPDLQSGYFHLPTLFTGCENDMRIVQEEVFGPVITVERFATEEEAVSRANDTIYGLSAGFWTRDPDRIERVSKALRFGTVWANDFNVYFVQAPWGGYKQSGLGRELGKIGLEEYTEVKHIYRNHATQPINWFGPDAE from the coding sequence ATGCTCACCGGAAAACACTTCATCAACGGGCAGTGGGTGGACAGCCTGTTCGGCAAGACCCGCGAGATTCTCAATCCCTACGACGCCTCTGTGGTCGCCGTGGTGGCCGAGGGCGACCGCGAGGACGCCAAGGCGGCAATCAAGGCGGCCAGGCTTGCCTTCGACCACGGCGGCTGGCCGCAGACACCAGCCACGGAGCGGGCACGGCTCCTGTTCAAGCTGGCCGACCTGATCGAGCGCGACCACGAGGAGCTGGCCCGGCTGGAGAGCCTGGACACCGGCAAGACCGTGGAGGAGAGCCGCTGGGATATGGACGATATCGCAGGCATCTTCCGCTACTTCGCCGGGCTGGCGGACAAGGACGGCGGCGAGGTCATCGCCTCGCCCAATCCGGGCTCCACCAGCACCGTCATCCGTGAGCCCGTGGGCGTCTGCGGCCAGATTTCGCCGTGGAACTACCCTCTGCTCCAGGCCTCCTGGAAGATGGCTCCGGCCCTGGCCGCCGGATGCACCATCGTCATGAAACCGAGCGAAATCACGCCCCTGACCACCCTCAAGGTCACGGAACTGGCCGAAGAGGCGGGCTTTCCTCCCGGCGTGGTCAACACCGTGCTCGGCCCGGGCGCGGAAGTGGGCGCGGAGCTGGCCGAAAGCCACGGCGTTGACCTGATCTCGTTCACGGGCGGCATCGCCACGGGCAAGACCATCATGCGCGCGGCTGCAGACAACGTGAAAAAGGTCGCCCTGGAACTGGGCGGCAAGAACCCCAACATCATCTTCGACGACGCGGACCTCGACCTGGCCGTGGACTACGCCCTCAACGGCGTTTTCTTCCACGCCGGGCAGATCTGCTCCGCAGGGGCCCGGGTCATGGTCCAGGCCGGTATCCATGACCGTTTCGTAGACGCACTCAAGGCGCGCATGGAGAAGATCGTGGTCGGCAACGGCTTTGACGAGAAGACCCAGATGGGGCCGCTCATCTCCGCCGATCACCTGGCCAAGGTGGAAGGGTACGTCGAGATCGCCAAGGAGGAAGGAGCCACGCTCCTGCTGGGCGGCAAACGCCCGGACGATCCAGACCTTCAGAGCGGTTACTTCCACCTGCCCACCCTGTTCACGGGATGCGAAAACGACATGCGCATCGTGCAGGAGGAGGTCTTCGGCCCTGTCATCACCGTGGAACGCTTCGCCACCGAGGAGGAGGCCGTCTCCAGGGCAAACGACACCATCTACGGCCTGTCCGCCGGATTCTGGACCCGAGACCCGGACCGCATCGAGCGAGTCTCCAAGGCGCTCCGGTTCGGCACGGTCTGGGCCAACGACTTCAACGTCTACTTCGTCCAGGCTCCCTGGGGCGGCTACAAGCAGTCAGGGCTGGGCCGCGAGCTCGGCAAGATCGGCCTGGAGGAGTACACCGAGGTGAAACATATTTACCGCAACCACGCCACCCAACCCATCAACTGGTTCGGTCCGGATGCGGAATAA